In Bradyrhizobium lablabi, one DNA window encodes the following:
- a CDS encoding TRAP transporter substrate-binding protein: protein MKTAPVSRRVLLKSSTAAAAWLAVSPAIIGRAQAATLKLKCSSSLPNDPKYANGRVYYDNLVKSLKANGLGEQIDVTFFPDNQLGQEIDVINSVKLGVIDLMVSGSSISANLVPLVGTFDLGYLFTSFPQQTKAFDAGAAKPIEDALLKGANIRIISWAYNFGARSVLAKKPVKTPEDLAGLKIRTLPNPVITECLRLMGAAATPLAFGEIYTALQAGVLDGLEHDPPTILASKFYETAKHYALTQHNFSPLATYFSDATFNRMDPKLREGFLDAAKKAAADTRSHGLEMEKEALKTLADKGVTIVECDKDAFRKRVLPQTDNFVKARPEAKPVVDMIRATQA from the coding sequence ATGAAGACCGCGCCTGTCAGCCGTCGCGTGTTGTTGAAATCATCGACGGCAGCTGCCGCGTGGCTTGCGGTTTCGCCCGCCATCATCGGGCGCGCGCAGGCCGCAACTTTGAAGCTAAAATGCTCGTCATCGCTGCCTAACGATCCCAAATACGCCAACGGGCGTGTCTATTACGACAATCTGGTGAAAAGCCTGAAGGCGAACGGGCTCGGCGAGCAGATCGACGTCACCTTTTTTCCCGACAACCAGTTGGGTCAGGAAATCGACGTCATCAATTCCGTCAAATTAGGTGTGATCGATTTGATGGTGTCGGGCTCGTCGATCTCGGCCAATCTGGTTCCGCTGGTAGGTACGTTCGACCTCGGCTATCTCTTCACCAGCTTTCCGCAGCAGACAAAAGCCTTCGACGCCGGCGCCGCCAAGCCGATCGAGGATGCGCTGCTCAAGGGCGCCAATATCCGGATCATCTCATGGGCGTATAATTTCGGCGCCCGCAGCGTGCTGGCGAAGAAGCCAGTGAAGACGCCGGAAGATCTCGCCGGCCTCAAGATCAGGACGCTGCCCAATCCCGTCATCACCGAATGTCTTCGCCTGATGGGCGCCGCGGCGACGCCGCTGGCATTCGGCGAAATCTATACGGCGCTGCAGGCCGGCGTGCTCGACGGGCTCGAGCACGATCCCCCGACCATCCTCGCCAGCAAGTTTTATGAGACCGCAAAACACTATGCGCTGACGCAGCATAACTTCTCCCCGCTGGCGACTTATTTCAGCGATGCCACGTTCAACCGGATGGACCCGAAACTCCGTGAAGGATTTCTCGACGCGGCCAAAAAGGCGGCTGCCGATACCCGCAGCCATGGCCTTGAGATGGAGAAAGAGGCGCTCAAAACTCTCGCGGATAAAGGCGTCACCATTGTCGAATGCGACAAGGACGCCTTCCGCAAGCGCGTCCTTCCGCAAACCGACAATTTTGTAAAAGCGCGCCCTGAGGCAAAACCCGTGGTGGATATGATCCGCGCGACTCAGGCCTGA
- a CDS encoding ABC transporter ATP-binding protein, producing the protein MLISAAEPLLFVAALESGYGKIRVLHGIDLTVAPGEVVALLGPNGAGKTTMLRALSGLLPVNAGQVRFGGRDMTNATPREAARAGLVHVIEGHRVFTQISVTDNLLLAGYDLPRGERAARVEEALSFFPEIAEKRHERGGALSGGQQQMLTVAQGLVRRPRLLMLDEPSAGLSPVLVDRVLNVVARLRSQGIAVLLVEQLLEKALAAADRVYALVQGHIVLEAPTSEANLPQRLERAYFGHDSHAAAAG; encoded by the coding sequence GTGCTTATCTCGGCGGCTGAACCGCTGCTGTTCGTTGCCGCGCTGGAATCCGGCTACGGCAAGATCCGCGTGCTGCATGGCATCGATCTCACAGTCGCGCCGGGCGAAGTCGTGGCGCTGCTCGGCCCGAACGGCGCGGGCAAGACCACCATGCTGCGCGCGTTGTCGGGATTGCTGCCGGTCAATGCCGGTCAAGTGCGCTTCGGCGGCCGCGACATGACGAACGCCACACCGCGCGAGGCGGCGCGCGCGGGCCTCGTACATGTCATCGAGGGCCATCGGGTCTTCACGCAAATTTCCGTCACCGACAATCTGCTGCTGGCGGGCTACGATTTGCCGCGCGGCGAGCGCGCGGCGCGGGTCGAGGAAGCCTTGTCGTTCTTTCCGGAGATCGCCGAGAAACGCCACGAGCGTGGCGGCGCGCTGAGCGGCGGGCAGCAGCAGATGTTGACGGTGGCGCAAGGACTGGTGCGTCGTCCGCGCCTGTTGATGCTCGACGAGCCGTCGGCCGGTCTGTCGCCGGTCCTGGTCGATCGCGTGCTCAACGTCGTCGCCAGGCTGCGGAGCCAGGGTATCGCGGTGCTGTTGGTCGAACAATTATTGGAAAAAGCGCTCGCGGCCGCCGATCGCGTCTATGCGCTGGTGCAGGGGCACATCGTGCTGGAAGCGCCAACCAGCGAAGCCAATTTGCCGCAGCGGCTCGAGCGCGCCTATTTCGGACACGACAGCCACGCCGCGGCTGCCGGCTGA
- a CDS encoding TRAP transporter large permease, producing MSGVAPSQSARHRIIAALLAASDAIAAILLAADLLVVVGSVLLRFLFNAPVEWADDVARGLMVGSSFFGAASALARSENAGVAFFIDRLPAGVRRVVDSVAALLMTVIAGYVAYNALKLGGLTTGQTTGAGLPLELTFYPMGVGALFMTIFAAELFCTRPLGDMIAGAVATAAIVALYLAWDFVAPDSVPSSGTLMLAGFFLTLFGGLPIGFALALAALTFIWVEGTLPGVIFAQQMARGIDNFVLLAIPFFILVGYLMEANGMSVRLIALLQRAVGHMRGGLNVVMVTSMVLFSGISGSKMADVAAVGSVLIPAARRSKQNPGGAVALLAASAVMAETIPPCINLIILGFVANLSIGGLFVAGVLPAGLMALALIAVSIVFGKPRASVAEVEAQTPMSGLWSGAIASFGLIFMIFAGFKSGFATATEISAFAAVYAIVIGSLVFRELSLKNAGHSFVQAATRSGLVLFIVAAAQSLAFVLTLQQVPHAVGEMMLSMSGAHGTWLFMLLSIAVLIVMGSVLEGAAALIIFGPLLLPVAIKLGVNPLHFGVVLVISMGIGLFAPPLGLGLYGACLIGNVPIEQTVKPILGYLGLLFLCLLVIAFVPAISTALPQAFGY from the coding sequence ATGTCAGGCGTCGCGCCGTCGCAAAGCGCCCGCCACCGGATCATCGCCGCGCTGCTTGCGGCAAGCGACGCCATTGCGGCGATCCTGCTTGCAGCCGACCTCCTGGTCGTCGTCGGTTCGGTGCTGCTGCGCTTCCTGTTCAACGCCCCGGTCGAGTGGGCCGACGATGTGGCCCGCGGCCTCATGGTCGGATCGAGCTTCTTCGGTGCGGCCAGCGCGCTGGCGCGTAGCGAGAATGCCGGCGTGGCATTTTTCATCGACAGGCTGCCGGCTGGAGTCCGGCGTGTGGTGGATTCCGTAGCTGCGCTGTTGATGACCGTGATCGCGGGCTATGTCGCGTACAACGCCCTAAAGCTCGGCGGGCTCACCACGGGACAGACCACCGGTGCGGGTCTGCCGCTGGAACTGACGTTCTATCCGATGGGTGTCGGCGCGCTGTTCATGACGATTTTCGCCGCCGAGCTTTTTTGCACGCGTCCCCTCGGCGATATGATCGCCGGAGCGGTTGCGACCGCGGCAATCGTCGCCCTCTATCTGGCGTGGGATTTTGTCGCGCCGGATTCGGTGCCGTCGTCGGGCACGCTGATGCTGGCGGGCTTTTTCTTGACCCTGTTCGGCGGACTGCCGATCGGCTTTGCGCTGGCGCTGGCGGCGCTGACATTCATCTGGGTCGAGGGCACGCTGCCCGGCGTCATCTTCGCGCAGCAGATGGCGCGCGGCATCGACAATTTCGTGCTGCTCGCGATCCCCTTCTTCATTCTGGTCGGCTATTTGATGGAAGCCAACGGCATGTCGGTTCGCCTCATTGCGCTGCTGCAGCGCGCGGTGGGTCACATGCGCGGCGGCCTCAACGTCGTCATGGTAACATCGATGGTGCTGTTTTCCGGCATCTCCGGCTCGAAAATGGCCGACGTCGCGGCAGTCGGATCGGTGCTGATCCCCGCGGCCCGTCGCTCGAAGCAAAATCCGGGCGGCGCGGTGGCGCTATTGGCCGCCTCCGCCGTGATGGCGGAAACCATTCCGCCCTGCATCAACCTGATCATCCTGGGCTTCGTCGCCAACCTCTCGATCGGTGGCCTGTTCGTCGCCGGCGTGCTGCCGGCCGGACTGATGGCGCTTGCGCTCATCGCGGTGTCGATCGTCTTCGGAAAACCCCGCGCCTCGGTCGCGGAGGTCGAAGCGCAAACACCGATGTCCGGCCTGTGGAGCGGCGCGATCGCCTCGTTCGGATTGATCTTCATGATCTTCGCGGGCTTCAAGAGCGGGTTTGCGACCGCGACGGAAATTTCGGCATTCGCCGCGGTCTACGCCATCGTCATCGGCAGTTTGGTTTTTCGCGAGCTCAGCCTCAAGAACGCCGGGCATAGTTTCGTGCAGGCGGCGACGCGCTCCGGATTGGTGTTGTTCATCGTAGCGGCCGCGCAGTCGCTCGCGTTCGTGCTGACGCTGCAGCAAGTGCCGCATGCGGTGGGCGAGATGATGCTGTCGATGTCGGGCGCGCACGGTACCTGGCTGTTCATGCTGCTGTCGATCGCGGTCTTGATCGTGATGGGTTCGGTGCTCGAAGGCGCCGCGGCGCTGATCATTTTCGGGCCGCTCTTGCTGCCGGTTGCGATCAAACTCGGCGTCAATCCATTGCATTTCGGCGTGGTGCTGGTGATTTCGATGGGGATCGGCCTGTTCGCGCCGCCGCTTGGGCTCGGACTTTACGGGGCCTGCCTGATCGGCAATGTGCCGATCGAACAGACCGTCAAGCCGATCCTGGGCTATCTCGGCTTGCTGTTTCTGTGCCTATTGGTTATCGCCTTCGTGCCTGCCATCAGCACCGCGTTGCCGCAAGCGTTCGGCTACTGA
- a CDS encoding branched-chain amino acid ABC transporter ATP-binding protein/permease yields the protein MTAVTAAPARHETRAFRAVLPQLAPFLGIFVLAMILPFVSNNYWALIGTRAAIYWVLVSGLNLIVGFAGHLAIGYVALLTLGAYTTSVLVAGNVAPPVPVFVALAIAACVGAVFGVIVGLPALRLRTFYFAMSTLGFATIVTQIALAWQSVTGGGIGIVGPEFPPPFNTAWGFYYLCIAFAGLATWISANVAHSRFGRALIAVRDAEVAAEASGISKPRMLIAIFLLAGALAAIAGGLFASLQTYITPDAFTFDLSVLFFIAILIGGRGSILGPMLGTIILTILPEMVASLAAWSTFLYAVLLLVIVLVMPGGIAALLDFRNRRPLAANRAIVPRPAALGDILRTSAGARTLSLRGIALSFGNVRAIDGLDLDVKPGQIHGLIGPNGSGKTTTLNVISGYYAAKAGTLQLGEDALAPGMPTLRAVNGIARTFQTPRVIGEASVLQNVMIGGTIEGQASFVEALLALPRSRRDERVLAARARALLGVVGLETLADVRADRLQHSELRFIEIARALMLEPDFLLLDEPAAGLSSDEIERLAALIRAISARGAGVLLVEHHADLIFDICDQVTVLNLGRTLAAGTPAEIRVHKEVVSAYLGG from the coding sequence ATGACCGCCGTCACCGCCGCTCCCGCACGCCACGAGACGCGCGCCTTTCGCGCGGTGCTGCCGCAGCTCGCGCCGTTTCTCGGCATTTTTGTATTGGCGATGATCCTGCCGTTCGTCAGCAACAACTATTGGGCGCTGATCGGCACGCGGGCGGCCATCTACTGGGTGCTGGTGTCCGGCCTCAACCTGATCGTCGGTTTTGCCGGACATCTCGCGATCGGCTATGTCGCGTTGCTGACGCTCGGCGCCTATACCACGAGCGTGTTGGTCGCCGGCAATGTCGCGCCTCCAGTGCCGGTATTCGTAGCGCTTGCCATCGCCGCTTGCGTCGGCGCGGTGTTCGGCGTCATCGTCGGCCTGCCGGCGTTACGGTTGCGCACCTTCTATTTCGCGATGTCGACGCTCGGTTTTGCCACTATCGTCACGCAGATTGCGCTGGCCTGGCAGAGTGTCACCGGTGGCGGCATCGGCATTGTCGGCCCGGAATTCCCGCCGCCCTTCAATACAGCATGGGGCTTTTACTACCTCTGCATTGCGTTTGCCGGTCTTGCGACCTGGATCAGCGCCAATGTCGCGCACAGCCGGTTCGGCCGCGCCCTGATCGCGGTCCGCGACGCCGAGGTCGCCGCCGAAGCTAGCGGCATTTCCAAGCCGCGCATGCTGATCGCGATCTTCCTGCTCGCGGGAGCCTTGGCGGCGATCGCCGGCGGACTGTTCGCGAGCCTGCAGACCTACATCACGCCGGACGCTTTCACCTTCGATCTCTCGGTCTTGTTCTTTATCGCGATCCTGATCGGCGGGCGGGGCTCGATCCTGGGTCCGATGCTCGGCACCATTATCCTGACCATCCTGCCGGAGATGGTCGCATCGCTCGCGGCATGGTCGACGTTCCTCTACGCCGTGCTGCTCCTCGTGATCGTGCTGGTGATGCCGGGCGGCATCGCGGCGCTGTTGGATTTCCGCAACCGACGTCCGCTCGCCGCCAATCGCGCGATCGTGCCGCGTCCCGCGGCGCTCGGTGATATCCTGCGCACGAGCGCGGGCGCCAGGACGCTCAGCCTGCGCGGCATCGCGCTGAGCTTCGGCAATGTGCGCGCCATCGACGGCCTCGATCTCGACGTCAAGCCCGGCCAGATTCACGGCCTGATCGGCCCCAATGGAAGCGGCAAGACCACGACGCTCAACGTGATCTCCGGCTACTACGCCGCCAAGGCCGGGACGCTGCAGTTGGGAGAAGACGCGCTGGCGCCGGGCATGCCGACGCTGCGCGCCGTCAACGGCATCGCGCGCACCTTCCAGACGCCGCGCGTGATCGGCGAGGCCTCGGTGCTGCAGAACGTCATGATCGGCGGCACCATCGAGGGACAGGCGAGTTTTGTCGAGGCGCTGCTGGCACTGCCGCGAAGCCGGCGCGACGAGCGCGTGCTCGCCGCCCGAGCCCGCGCGCTGCTGGGCGTGGTCGGGCTTGAAACACTGGCCGATGTCCGCGCCGACCGGCTGCAGCACAGCGAACTGCGCTTCATCGAGATCGCCCGCGCGCTGATGCTGGAGCCGGATTTCCTGCTGCTCGATGAACCCGCCGCTGGCCTATCCAGCGACGAAATCGAGCGGCTGGCGGCGCTGATCCGGGCGATCAGCGCCCGCGGCGCCGGCGTGTTGCTGGTCGAGCATCATGCCGACCTGATCTTCGACATCTGCGATCAAGTCACCGTGCTCAATCTCGGCCGCACGCTCGCCGCCGGAACGCCGGCGGAAATTCGCGTCCACAAGGAGGTGGTCAGTGCTTATCTCGGCGGCTGA